A single Uloborus diversus isolate 005 chromosome 7, Udiv.v.3.1, whole genome shotgun sequence DNA region contains:
- the LOC129225560 gene encoding transcriptional regulator ERG homolog, whose amino-acid sequence MLGSSSRFSTAGSSGQIQLWQFLLELLADGGNASCITWEGGNGEFRLTDPEEVARRWGRRKSKPHMNYDKLSRALRYYYDKNILTKVQGKRYAYKFDFQGLQAVSQSPIPETQTYKYQSPDVFLSAGPPRIDLGPGPSLFQPQTTYWSSPGLYPGLPPTHTLQSHVAHVSSHPPGALSSHFSHYA is encoded by the exons ATGCTTGGATCATCAAGTCGATTTTCTACAGCTG GCAGCAGCGGTCAGATTCAGCTATGGCAATTTCTGCTAGAATTACTAGCGGACGGTGGGAATGCCTCTTGTATCACATGGGAAGGGGGCAACGGGGAATTTCGCCTCACAGACCCAGAAGAAGTTGCCCGAAGATGGGGAAGGCGAAAAAGCAAACCACACATGAATTACGACAAACTCAGTCGTGCTTTGAGGTATTACTATGACAAAAACATTCTAACGAAAGTTCAAGGGAAGAGATACGCTTATAAGTTCGATTTCCAAGGATTGCAAGCAGTGTCCCAATCACCTATTCCAGAAACTCAAACGTACAAATATCAATCGCCTGACGTTTTCCTGTCTGCAGGGCCTCCAAGGATCGATTTGGGCCCAGGACCCAGCTTGTTCCAACCTCAGACAACATACTGGAGTTCGCCAGGACTGTATCCAGGTTTACCACCAACGCATACGTTGCAAAGTCACGTTGCTCACGTATCTAGTCATCCTCCTGGTGCTCTATCTAGTCATTTTTCTCATTATGCATAG